TTGTTTGGCCCGTTTTTGAGAGACAGTAAAAACTGAATTGGCCGGGGGCGGTGTCTAGAGTATTCGGATTTTCAGTGACTTGGAAATCTGAGTAGAGAGATTTGATCTTCATGAAAATAAAAAAAGAAACCGCGAGCGTGAATAGAAACTGTCGCCCACTCAGCCTCTATCCTAGCATCTCGCGGTTTCATCATTGTGAGCAGTTAACTCACTACACATATCTTAGTTGGATCGTCATTGGCGGACAAGATAAATATGTCTTTTTTCCCCACTTTTTTCCAATAAGTCTGGGTTTATTTTTGCGTGATCGGACGCGAATTGTTGCTGGCATAGTAGACTGGCGGACTAAACCCAAAATTGATCAAAAAGTGCGTTTTTGCTGGCTAATTTTGATACATGGTTTTCGGAGTTCGTCCAAATAGTTAGACGAACTCTGAATTAAATTCCGCTTAGAAAATCGGAGGCTTTTCGCGAACGAGCTGATTGGCAAACTGTAAAGAATCCAGCGTGCCGGCATCCGTCCAGTAGCCGTCAATAATGGAATAACCGAGTCGACCCGCCTTCAGATAGTGGTTGTTGACATCGGTGATTTCCAACTCACCCCGACCACTCGGTTTGAGTGTCCGGATGACTTCAAACACATCCGAGGGATAGATATAGATCCCGATTACGGCATAATCGCTTTTCGGATTCTTCGGCTTCTCTTCGATGCCGATTACTCGATCTCCCTTTAGCTCGGCCACGCCGTATCGCCCGGGATCGTGTACCTGCTTCAGTCCAATCCAAGCCCAATCTGGTTTTTTGCCGGCTTGCGATACCAGGCCAGTGACCGGAGCTTCAAAAATGTTGTCCCCGAGAATTACCAGGCAGCGATTTCCGGCACAAAAAGTTTCCGCGAGACCCAGCGCCTGAGCGATGCCACCAGCCTCATCTTGCACGCGATAAGTGAGTGAGCATTTGTGATCTTTGCCCGAGCCGAGCAACTCTACGAAATCCCCCATGTGTTCCGTGCCCGAAACGAGAAGGATGTCTTTCAGGCCGGCACCCACCATTTTGTGGAGTGGATGATAAACCATCGGGATCGGCCCGACCGGCAGGAGATGTTTATTCGTAACTTTGGTAAGTTCTCCCAGCCGGGTGCCTTTACCCCCGGCCAGAACGACACCCCGAATCTGAGACATAGAAATGCCTTTCCCAATTATCGATTAGCGTACTGTTTTTCGTAGTATTTGCGGTACTCGCCGCTGCGGATCTCGGATACCCAGGCCGCATTGGCTTTGTACCAATCTATCGTGTCCTTCAAGCCCTTCTCGAAGGTGACCAGCGGCTGCCATCCCAATTCTGTTTCCGCTTTAGTACAGTCGATGGCATAACGGCGGTCGTGGCCCAGGCGGTCCTGAACATGTTTGATCAACGTCTTGGGTTTGCCCAGGAGTTCCAGCAGCAGAAGTGTCAGCGCCATATTGGTTTTTTCGCACCGGCCGCCGAAATTATAGACTTCGCCGCTGCGACCTTTTCGCCAGGCCGCTTCCACGCCGCGAGCGTGATCGAGAACGTGAATCCAGTCTCGAATCTGAAGTCCATCCCCGTAAACCGGAACTTGTTTATCTTCCAGGAGATTGCTGATGAACAGGGGGATTAATTTTTCTGGAAATTGATACGGGCCGTAGTTATTCGAGCAGCGCGTGATGACCACATCCATACCGAATGTATGGTGGTAGGCATTCGCCAGCAGATCGGAACCCGCTTTGCTCGCCGAGTAAGGGGAGTTGGGAGAAAGCGGTGTGGTTTCCGTAAAGAACCCGGTTGCGCCCAAACTGCCATAAACTTCATCCGTCGAAACGTGAACGATTCGCTTCACGCTTTTTTCTTTCGCGGCATCCAGCAGAATCTGCGTGCCAATGACGTTCGTTTTTACGAAGGGGCCGGAATCCATAATGCTGCGATCGACGTGGCTCTCGGCCGCGAAATGAATGATCGCATCCAGGCCTTCGGAAATTACGCCGCGAACTTCCTCGCGATTAGTAATATCCCCCTTAACGAACCGATAGCGGGGATTGCTGGCGACATCGGTCAGGTTCTTCAAGTTCCCAGCGTAAGTCAGGGCATCGAAATTGATCAATTCCACGCTGGAATCGCTGCTGAGCAATTGTCGAATGAAGTTGCTGCCGATGAATCCGCAGCCGCCAGTTACGAGCAATTTTGCCATGCCCGAAAATCCTTCCCTACTCGTTAGTAAATATCCAAAGTAGTTTAGAACATCAAAAATCACCCTGCAGAGAAAGTTCTCCCGCACTGGTAGGGAAATTCCCGATAATAAGCATCCGTCTTCTCCAATTTGAACGACGGGCTTATCCCAAACACCTATAATTTCCTATTTAAAGCACTTAATTTTGCGAGTCGCGGATGTCGTTATTGGAAATTCAACCCGACGGGGAAAACTGGTCCATTCAGTTGCCCGAGGGGACGTCGATCACAGAGCCGGTGTTTGCAAAGGTATATGGCGCTTCCATTTCCGACGTTGTGGAAGCATTCCGCGAATCTCTCGATCATCCGATTCGCTTCGAGCCATTATACCGTGCGCTGACCCCCGACGACCGTATTACCATCGTCTTCGACGCCTCGATTCCTCATGCAGATGTTCTATTGGGGGAGCTGAAAAAATATCTTCTATTGCGCGAAATTGACGTTGGGGCTTTGACGATTCTCATGAATCGCGAAGCCGGAGCCATGGAGCAGCAGGTCGCGCTTCAGAAAAACTTCCCCGAGCTGAAATTCGAAATCCTGGATCCGACGGATCGCACCCAGATGGCCTATCTGGCGACCACCCAAAAGGGGCGAAGAGTTTATTTGCATCGTAGTCTTCTGGATGCCGATCAAGTGATTCTCGTAGCTCATCGCGGCTACGATTGCCTGCTGGGACAGACTGGGGCGGAGTCCAATATCTTTCCACTGATGTCCGATTCGGAAACGAAATTGGCCCTGCGAAAGCAACTCCGGGCCGATTGCCCGAGCTCGGAACCCTGGCCCATCCTGGAAGAGGCCCGAGAGGTTGCCTGGTTGCTCGGCATCCCCTTTCTCGTTCACGTATTTCTGGATTCGAACGATCAGATTACCGCTTTCAAGACGGGCATTGCGGAAAGCCTCCCGGACATTGCCGAAGAGTTCGATGAATTGTCGCACGGTAAACTGGCCAGCCCCGTGGATGCCTTCGTCGTCAACCTGCCGGGCAATCAGAAAGAGTTTCGCGATTTGGCGCAGGCGGCTTTATCCGCCAGTCGGGTACTGGAACCGGCCGGCTGCCTGATTCTGCTAACTGGAATGACGCTTTCCGGAGAAGAATCGGTGAAGCGAATCGCCGGATACAGTTCGCCGCGAGAGGCCTTGAAGAAGCTTCCCGAACTGGAGGAAAGCGGCGATCCCCAAGCGATTTTTTGCTGGGCTCAAGCCGTGCAGAATCGGCGAGTCTATCTTTATTCGGATCTGGATGCTCCCATGACGGAGAGCCTGTTTGCCACAAAGCTCGAGAACTCGGCTCAACTGGAACGATTACTTCAGTCCATGCAGCAAATCACCGTCTGGAATAATCCGCAGCAATACGTTTTCGAAGTCGATTCCGCCTCCTCGAAGTGAAAGAGATTGCTTTGCAATGAACGATGAAACAAATCTATCGAAAGAACGGATTTTCGCGAAAACTTGGTTTTTCGATCGCTCCTCGAATGGAAAGATCATTGTTTCGGGGAAAGATGCTGCCCTCTTTCTGCACAACTTGTGCACGAACGATATCCGAGGTTTGAAGCCCGGCACCCTCTGCCGAGCCTACTTCTGCGATCGGTTGGCCAAAGTGCAGGGTCAGTCTCGCATTTTTCATACTCAGCTTCAGGGCAAGCCGATCTACTGGCTCGATTGCCCGCCGGGTACCAATGAATCTCTGGCGCGCCATATCGACAAGCACTGGATCTCGGAACAGATTGAATTCGAAGATGCGACCTCGAAATATTGTGAGTTTCATATCGCAGGACCCGAGGCCGAGATCACTCGAACAAAGATGCTCCCAAGATCTGAGGAGAGCACCAGCAATGCGGAATGGGACGAGATCCTTTTCGTTCAACCCATGGACCACTTGCTCGGCACACCGGGCTTTAACATCGTGGCCGAGCTTTCCCGGCGGGAATCGCTTCTGTCAAAACTGCAAAGTATTCTTCCAGCAGGTTCCGCAGAGGATTTTGAAAAACTCCGCATTGAAGCGGTGACGCCCTTTTTCGGAAAAGATATCGATGAGAAACGATTCGTTATGGAAGTCGCCGACGCGTTGGAATCCGTGAGTTACCAGAAAGGCTGCTATCTGGGACAGGAACCGATCGTGATGTCGCGAGATCGAGCTGGCCACGTGAATCGGGCGATGAAGCTAGTAAAAGCGAAAGCACAATTTCCGATAACCCCAAATGCGGTGTTAACGCGAGAAGAAAAATCTGTAGGTGTTACCACCGGTTCCACGGTTTTTTCATCGCTTTACGGTGCCCCCATCGCCCTGGCGTACATAGCTCGTGGGCATCAGGAGGCAGGTACCGTTTTTGATCTCCCGGACGGGGCAGGGCAGGTCGAAGTCGTTTGAAGTGAAAGCTACTTCAGATGCTGCTTTCGAATGGCTTCCAATTTCGACAGCGCCAATTTAGGCGTACCTGAGGCATCCAATAATCCGGAATGGGGAATGCGATGCTGCACGGCATCGCTCCAGCAATCCCAGAAAACCCCGGTTACGTAGGGCTTGCTCAAGGCCAGCTTGGCGAAAGCCTCCGCCCATAATGCCTGACCGTTTTCGTCGATGCTGCGCCAAAAACCGGCCATGGCTACCCGCTCGCCGGGGCTGGCCCACTCATCGGGCGTACTGGCGCTGGGATAAGAGAGCGTCACCTGAACCGGAAGGCCCAACATACCGAACATATCGAGAATCTTGGAGCAATCGAGGCGATCCCGGCAGAAATCACCGCGCGGACGGGAGCCCATCTGCCATTCCAGTTCATAACTGGTGATCGGTAATCCTGCCCGGAGCAAAGTATCGGCAAAAACGAACGGCGAATAATTGAAGCCCGGTTTCGTTAAGTAACTTCCCCAAGGATGGCTGATACCGATATGAAATTTGGAATCGGGATCGATCTGGGCTGCCGCATCGAGCATTCGCGCCGTCAGTCTAATTTGATCTTCTTCAGAAATTCCCAGGCAGGTCGAGCAGTTGCTCCGCGAGCAAAGCATCCAATTCTGGATTTTGCCTCGATAGCGGGCAATGGTCGTTTCAACGAAGTCGCAGACGAAGCTGCCCAGAGCCGTGATGTCTCCGTTCCAGGTTTCCATCCATTCCGGAAAGAACTCCGGAGAGAAATCGACTACCGGGCCGACCGAGACATTCAGTCCTTTTCCGAGACACCAGGCCACCTGTTCGTCGAGTTGCTTCCAGTTGTAGTTCGCTTCGGAAGGTTCAATATCCTTCCAGCGCAACGGCAGACGCACTGCGTTGAACGTATTTTGAAAGAGCTCGGCTTCCTTGGCCTTGGGAATCGAGGAAAGCCAGCAACCCCAACCCGTATCCAACTTGGCGGCCCGCGTGTGGCGGAGAGCGAGAATCTGTTTGGTGTATTCCTCTATCAGCTCGTCGGCGGCCTGGAAACTCAGAGTGAGCGCCCGATTCAGATGAAAACTCGCGTCGCTCTGCCAGGGATCCATCATCCCTTGCGCGAAAGTTCGCGTAGCCTGTCGGATGTCCCAATCGAGCGTGGCGGATCTTTGAAGTCCCGCCGATTCCCACTCGGCCAACTGGTTCCGGACCTGGTTCAATTTCCCTCGAACCAGCTCCACTCCCAGAAAATAAGGGAGCGGCCGTTCCATGAGGGTGGCGGTGGAAGTCTGAAGCTGACCGAACTCGGCGACATCGGCCGGTATCATCGCGGAACCCGATTCGTGCAGTTCCCGCTGCAGAATGAGGACTTCTGAGGAGAGTCGGTGCCGGGTTTGGGTGGGCATGCTTTCGGGGCCGACCGTCAGAAAGGATTCTTTGAGAAGCGGACGAAACTCTGCGGACATCTCAGTGGGCAAAACGAAGGAGAACCCCATCGGCAGGGTCTGTTCCGTCGTCTCGGAGCCCGAGTTGTGTTCGTCGTTTAAATCCATGAATGCGTATCAATCGCGAGAAGGAAATTCAGAATTCAGCCGGGAGCCCGTTCGAGTATTTTACGTCGCTGAATCTAGAGAGCCTGAATTACGATACCATATCGGTCCGCTAATGCTGTTGTAGCTTCCACATCGAGGATGATAGTCTTTCCCGCTTCAATCGCCAACACTCGACCGCCCGCCTTGTGAATAGTTTCGATAGTCTTTTCACCCACAGTTGGCACGTCGAACCGCATATCCTGCTGCGGTTTCGCCACTTTTACCACGGTAAAGCCCCGTTTACTGAGCGTTCCCGCCCGTAAAATGGCCTCATCCGTACCTTCAATGGCTTCCACCGCTATCACGGCTGCATCATGAACCATCACGCTCTGGCCGATGTCTAATCGACCCATCTCTTTTGCAATCTCCCAACCGAAGCGGATATCGGCTTCTTCGCTCGCGGTCGGTTTACGTTTAGTATGAATACCCGGTTTTACAAGCAGTTCGGGACAGGTGTCGAGGGCCGACTCGCAATGGAGGCCTTCTTTTTCGTATTCGCCAATGATTCCCGAAAGTATCGAATCATCGCGATTGTCCCTTTTGCGTCCGAAAAACCACCAACGAATCATGCGTAGATCTGGCATAAGACGTATGAACCAAAATGGGGAATACAGAATGGTTTTATCGATCTTCCCAGCCATGGTGTAACGTTTCACCCCGGCTTTGCGAAAACTTCGAATCGGCTTATTGAGAGCTCCCAGGCGGACCCAGATAAAATCTTGCACATACGGCAGAAAGTCTTCTTTACGTGCCAGGCCACTGATGCCGAGACAAATGACCGGACGCTGGATGGCGTGCGCTTTCTGCGCAAACAGGATCGGAAATCTTCCGCGTCCGGCTATCAGTCCGATGGGTTCCGCATTCATTCGTTATCCGCCAAACCGATCTTTTTTTTGATATTTCGTAGATCCCGGCGAATCTCGGGAAGTTTTTCCAGCGACATCATGATCCGCATTTGCTCTTTATCGGGAGTCGCCGGTGAACCGAGCATTCGAGCACCCGCGGGGACATCCTTATGAATACCGGCCTTGGCACCCAGTATCGCCCGATCTCCAATATGGCAATGGTCGGCTATACCCACCTGACCCGCCATCACCACGTAATCCCCGGTCGAGGAAGAGCCGGCAATACCGACTTGGCTGACAATCAGATTATGACGTCCCAGCGAACAATTGTGGCCAATCATCACCAGATTATCAATCTTGGTGCCTCTCCCGATGATCGTGCGACCGAAAGTCCCCCGATCAATAGTCGTTCCGGCCCCAATTTCCACATCTTCCTGGATTTCCACGCTTCCCTGCTGGGGAACTTTGATGTGTTGGCCTTTAACAGTTCGATAGCCGAAGCCGTCGCAGCCGAGGACTACGTGAGCGTGAATGCGGACTCGCTCCCCGATCTTGCAGCCATCGTACAGGATCACTTGGGGAAAGATCGTCACATCCGCAGCAATTTCACAATCCGCGCCGATGATCGACCCAGGATAAATTTTGCAACCTGGCCCGATCTTCACACCGGGCCCGATGCAGACGAAAGCGCCAATAGCCACATCCGGAGCGATTTCCGCCGTGGGATCTATTTGTGCGGTGGGATGTATCCCCAGCAAAGTTCGATCGGGCTTCGGATTTAATTTTTGAACGATCTTGGCGAAGGCCAGAAGTGGATCCTCGATTCGGATCAAGGGCTTGCCTACACCCGTTAAGTGAGGAGCAGCCACTGCGGCGACCGCAGGAGATTCTTTAAAATCGTTGAGGTATTTTTCGTTTTCCAGAAAGACGAGATCGCCGGGCTGCGCTTCAGACAACGGCCGCGCCCCTGAAATCAGGCAATCGCCGTTCCCCTCCACGATACCATCAATCCATGAAGCTATTTCGCGTACCGTGACGGCCACGGAACACCCCCATCCTGGTGGATATCAACAAACGTACCAACTTTGTCCAATTTAGCTTGATTGGCCGATCGCTGCAATCCGAATTTGGCCAAGCCCCAATTTAACCCAGAATACGCAAAGCATTGAGCCTGTAGACTTTTAGTAAAACTTCCTCTGGCAACTCAATCCCCCGTAAAGCGGGCAAAGCCGGTTCCCCCGCGGCTGCGACATAATCCCCATCGGCTATCGGACTGGTTCCGGACCAATGACTTTCAAAAAGGGTCCGCTGACACCAGTACCGACTGGTATAGTGCTCCTTGTGCAAACCGTAGCGGGTGACCAGATCGGACCCGAACATAAAACGATCCGGGAATTTCGTTATTAAATTTCGAATGGCCTCCGGATGTCGGGATATTTCGCGAACTTGCCATTTGGTGGCGCTGGTATCTAAACACAGGTGAGGATAGTCCTCCAGGAGCCTCTGAAGTTCGTCTGGATGTTCGGGATTCCCGCCCATGTGGGCTCCAATCCAGGTGACCTCGGGAAATCTTTCGAGCATTTCTCGAAAAGGAAGATATTGATCGGCTTTGGTTCCGAACTTGGCGGTTTCCTTGTAGACGGTATTCCACCAGTTATCGGGATCGCCGACGTGAACCATGACCACTTGGACGCCGGCCGCTATCGCTCGCTTGATGGATTCGATCCGCCAAGGGGCGTTTACCACCAGGCCCCGTTCCCGACCGCGAGGAGCCGACCAGAGTTTGAGAATTTTGATACCTTCCGCCAAAAAGGCATCCAGACTCTTGTAAGCTTCGTCGTCGCTGTCATCGATCTTCTTTTTGTTGATCATGCCATTGAAGACCAGGGCGTCACCAAACTTCTCGCGTAAGGGAGCGATATCCTGGACCGGACACATGGTCACCGTCCGGGCAATCCCGAACTCCCTCGCCTCGCTGAGCATCACTTCCGCTTGCTCCGTGGAGCCCTCACGTCCGCTACCGCCAGCGGCTCCGGTCGAGCCATCGCTGGGAGCGGTCATGGTGACGTGGGAATGAATGTCGATCAGGGGCGGGCCCGAATAGCGGAAATGCCGGCGATCGGTATAGTCCTGACCGGTAACGTTATATTCCGGTTTTTGCTCGCTCATTAAATCAGTCCTCTTTTAGAGAGGTATATCTGAAAACCCGAAACCTTACAGGTCTTTTCTACTTGCGAGAAGGCCGTCTATATCACAAGATGGTCCGTGATTTCAGAACAGTACACCTGATAGGGAATTTTTTGTGAGCGAACCCATTCGTTGTCTCTCCGACGATGCGATTATTACAGGCTGGGATTTCTCCACCGGTTCGGTGAAATGTCTGGCTTTCGATCTCCAGGGAAAGGTCCTTGCGGAATCCCGCTATCCCACCGATTTGTATACCGAAGGGGGAGTTTCGGAACTGAATCTCATGCTACTCGAAGGGCAGGCCCGCTCCACGACACGCGATATCGTCGATCAGTTGAAACAGCTAAAGAAAGACGGAAGCTGGGTGGCGGGTGGGATCTCCGCCACGCATCACACGGCTGGCCGCATCGATAAATCCTTCAACCCGATTCGGCGGGCCATCTGCTGGAATGATCAAACCCTGGCGGAATTTCACGCCGTGGGCCTGCATCGGCTGGGCGGGGCTTCGCAGGTGCAAGAACTGCTCGGTGGCCCCTGGGCAGTCAGGTATTCCCTGAGCCATCTAGTGAAGGACGAGACGACCTTGTCCCCGGAACAGTGGGTGAAAACCTGGCGAATGTTACCTCATGGCCCCCTCGCCTCGGGATATCTCACCGGAAATTTTAACGTCATCAGTATCTCTTCCGCCTCTTCAACGGGGATCATGAATTTTCGAACGGCCAAATGGGCCAAGGGCATGCTCGACGCCCTTCAGAACCTCGAGTATCGGAAACTGGCCTGGTCGAATCTGCCCAAAATCATCGACATGAAACAACCGGTCGGCGAGCTTTCCAAAACGTTATGCGAAGAGACCAAACTCGTTTCAGCTCCGATCATTTACCCGACCCTCGACGATCAGGCCGCCGGGCTGGTAGGAGGCGGTGCCGTCGATGACGGTCAAGTGGCCATCATTCTCGGCAACTCGGCGGTTGTAAATTCCTCCGCGAAGACGCCGCCGCAATACGATTCGCTGGATGCCATGCGACTCAACTGGGGTCCCTATCTTTGGATGCGCTGTTACAGCAACGGCGCCCAATTTTTGGATCGGCTGCTGGGCCCAAAACCGGATTGGGCCAAACTGGAGGCCGAGGCACGAAAAATCCCGCCGGGATGCAACGGCGTGAGCGTACTTCCTTTCGTGCTTGCCGAACCCTCCTTAAACGTACATAAGCCGCGCTTGGTCTGGACTCCAAAAAAGCCTAGTAAACCGGGCATTATTTTCCGGGCGGCCCTCGAAGCCCTCGCTTACCTGATCGCCGTCGGAGTGAAAGAGCATCAGCGCTGCGGCCAGAAGATCAAACGGATTACGGTCTCCGGAGGGATTTCTCGCAGTAGCCTGATGCTGGAAATTCTGGCCAGCGTTCTGAACCATCGACTCGATCGGGTTCAATCGAATGAAGGAACTGCGCTCGGAGCGGCCGTTTGTGCCTTGGCCGGGCACGAGATGAATCTTCGAAAGCAGAAGGGAATTGCGACGAAGTTCACCGTGGCGGATGCGGTCGCTCAGATGATTCACTTCTCCGAACCAGTGCAACCGATTCCGGAATTAGTGCCGACCTACAGTGTGGAACTCAAGAAGTTTGAAGCCACTCTGAAGAGCTAAAAATGCCGAGGGGCGATCCCAAATGGGATCGCCCCTCGCAAATAAAGTTCAGTACTTCAAGTTAAATGCTATTTACTTTGACCTTGGCCGAGGTGCTTTTATGGTCGGCCTGGATGTAAATGTGAAATTCCTGCTTGGCAGGGATTTGAACCTCGAAAGAAGCCTCCTTCACTTTGAGCTTCTTTTCCAGCCAAAGCGGCGTTTCGCTCTTCAGAGCCATAATGGCGTCCTCCGCTTTCTCCGCGTCTTTATGTAGGAAGACGTAAACATTGACGGGCTCGGTCGCACCGCTGATCTCCACTCGAACTTTCTGATCTTTGGTCGGTCCGTCGATGATGCGATTAAATGCGGAATCCGCGCTGATGTTCGCATCGGCTTCGAAGCGAACCTTGGATGCACAGCCCGATAAGAGAAAGCAGATCCCCAGACAGAAAACGCCCAGGATCGAAGAAAGGTACTTCATGGTGGCTATCCAAAAAAAGACCGAAGTTTGCCTTACGGTAAAGCAGACTTCGGTCTAATTCAAGCACCAATTTAAAAATCAGTCACCTTGATTCATCAAAGGCTTAACCACGTCGGCTACAGTTTTGATGGTTTGCGAGGGGACGAACAGATCGAATCCGCCATGTTCCGGCTTCAGAGTCACACTGAGCCCGAAGAAGGACTTCGGCGCATTCTTGTCGATTTTCAGCTCAGGAATCTGAAGGGCATCCGCACCCGGAATCATCTTGGGAATCTCTTTAACATATCCGTAGATGGAGTTCAAAAGGGAGTTGGATTCGATCAGAGTCAGGAAAGTAACGTCTTTCGGTAAGCTGTT
The genomic region above belongs to Telmatocola sphagniphila and contains:
- the rfbB gene encoding dTDP-glucose 4,6-dehydratase; amino-acid sequence: MAKLLVTGGCGFIGSNFIRQLLSSDSSVELINFDALTYAGNLKNLTDVASNPRYRFVKGDITNREEVRGVISEGLDAIIHFAAESHVDRSIMDSGPFVKTNVIGTQILLDAAKEKSVKRIVHVSTDEVYGSLGATGFFTETTPLSPNSPYSASKAGSDLLANAYHHTFGMDVVITRCSNNYGPYQFPEKLIPLFISNLLEDKQVPVYGDGLQIRDWIHVLDHARGVEAAWRKGRSGEVYNFGGRCEKTNMALTLLLLELLGKPKTLIKHVQDRLGHDRRYAIDCTKAETELGWQPLVTFEKGLKDTIDWYKANAAWVSEIRSGEYRKYYEKQYANR
- a CDS encoding LpxI family protein, whose amino-acid sequence is MNAEPIGLIAGRGRFPILFAQKAHAIQRPVICLGISGLARKEDFLPYVQDFIWVRLGALNKPIRSFRKAGVKRYTMAGKIDKTILYSPFWFIRLMPDLRMIRWWFFGRKRDNRDDSILSGIIGEYEKEGLHCESALDTCPELLVKPGIHTKRKPTASEEADIRFGWEIAKEMGRLDIGQSVMVHDAAVIAVEAIEGTDEAILRAGTLSKRGFTVVKVAKPQQDMRFDVPTVGEKTIETIHKAGGRVLAIEAGKTIILDVEATTALADRYGIVIQAL
- the lpxD gene encoding UDP-3-O-(3-hydroxymyristoyl)glucosamine N-acyltransferase — encoded protein: MAVTVREIASWIDGIVEGNGDCLISGARPLSEAQPGDLVFLENEKYLNDFKESPAVAAVAAPHLTGVGKPLIRIEDPLLAFAKIVQKLNPKPDRTLLGIHPTAQIDPTAEIAPDVAIGAFVCIGPGVKIGPGCKIYPGSIIGADCEIAADVTIFPQVILYDGCKIGERVRIHAHVVLGCDGFGYRTVKGQHIKVPQQGSVEIQEDVEIGAGTTIDRGTFGRTIIGRGTKIDNLVMIGHNCSLGRHNLIVSQVGIAGSSSTGDYVVMAGQVGIADHCHIGDRAILGAKAGIHKDVPAGARMLGSPATPDKEQMRIMMSLEKLPEIRRDLRNIKKKIGLADNE
- a CDS encoding amidohydrolase family protein, with protein sequence MSEQKPEYNVTGQDYTDRRHFRYSGPPLIDIHSHVTMTAPSDGSTGAAGGSGREGSTEQAEVMLSEAREFGIARTVTMCPVQDIAPLREKFGDALVFNGMINKKKIDDSDDEAYKSLDAFLAEGIKILKLWSAPRGRERGLVVNAPWRIESIKRAIAAGVQVVMVHVGDPDNWWNTVYKETAKFGTKADQYLPFREMLERFPEVTWIGAHMGGNPEHPDELQRLLEDYPHLCLDTSATKWQVREISRHPEAIRNLITKFPDRFMFGSDLVTRYGLHKEHYTSRYWCQRTLFESHWSGTSPIADGDYVAAAGEPALPALRGIELPEEVLLKVYRLNALRILG
- a CDS encoding endo-1,4-beta-xylanase, which translates into the protein MDLNDEHNSGSETTEQTLPMGFSFVLPTEMSAEFRPLLKESFLTVGPESMPTQTRHRLSSEVLILQRELHESGSAMIPADVAEFGQLQTSTATLMERPLPYFLGVELVRGKLNQVRNQLAEWESAGLQRSATLDWDIRQATRTFAQGMMDPWQSDASFHLNRALTLSFQAADELIEEYTKQILALRHTRAAKLDTGWGCWLSSIPKAKEAELFQNTFNAVRLPLRWKDIEPSEANYNWKQLDEQVAWCLGKGLNVSVGPVVDFSPEFFPEWMETWNGDITALGSFVCDFVETTIARYRGKIQNWMLCSRSNCSTCLGISEEDQIRLTARMLDAAAQIDPDSKFHIGISHPWGSYLTKPGFNYSPFVFADTLLRAGLPITSYELEWQMGSRPRGDFCRDRLDCSKILDMFGMLGLPVQVTLSYPSASTPDEWASPGERVAMAGFWRSIDENGQALWAEAFAKLALSKPYVTGVFWDCWSDAVQHRIPHSGLLDASGTPKLALSKLEAIRKQHLK
- a CDS encoding sugar phosphate nucleotidyltransferase; this translates as MRGVVLAGGKGTRLGELTKVTNKHLLPVGPIPMVYHPLHKMVGAGLKDILLVSGTEHMGDFVELLGSGKDHKCSLTYRVQDEAGGIAQALGLAETFCAGNRCLVILGDNIFEAPVTGLVSQAGKKPDWAWIGLKQVHDPGRYGVAELKGDRVIGIEEKPKNPKSDYAVIGIYIYPSDVFEVIRTLKPSGRGELEITDVNNHYLKAGRLGYSIIDGYWTDAGTLDSLQFANQLVREKPPIF
- a CDS encoding xylulokinase, with product MSEPIRCLSDDAIITGWDFSTGSVKCLAFDLQGKVLAESRYPTDLYTEGGVSELNLMLLEGQARSTTRDIVDQLKQLKKDGSWVAGGISATHHTAGRIDKSFNPIRRAICWNDQTLAEFHAVGLHRLGGASQVQELLGGPWAVRYSLSHLVKDETTLSPEQWVKTWRMLPHGPLASGYLTGNFNVISISSASSTGIMNFRTAKWAKGMLDALQNLEYRKLAWSNLPKIIDMKQPVGELSKTLCEETKLVSAPIIYPTLDDQAAGLVGGGAVDDGQVAIILGNSAVVNSSAKTPPQYDSLDAMRLNWGPYLWMRCYSNGAQFLDRLLGPKPDWAKLEAEARKIPPGCNGVSVLPFVLAEPSLNVHKPRLVWTPKKPSKPGIIFRAALEALAYLIAVGVKEHQRCGQKIKRITVSGGISRSSLMLEILASVLNHRLDRVQSNEGTALGAAVCALAGHEMNLRKQKGIATKFTVADAVAQMIHFSEPVQPIPELVPTYSVELKKFEATLKS
- the ygfZ gene encoding CAF17-like 4Fe-4S cluster assembly/insertion protein YgfZ, yielding MNDETNLSKERIFAKTWFFDRSSNGKIIVSGKDAALFLHNLCTNDIRGLKPGTLCRAYFCDRLAKVQGQSRIFHTQLQGKPIYWLDCPPGTNESLARHIDKHWISEQIEFEDATSKYCEFHIAGPEAEITRTKMLPRSEESTSNAEWDEILFVQPMDHLLGTPGFNIVAELSRRESLLSKLQSILPAGSAEDFEKLRIEAVTPFFGKDIDEKRFVMEVADALESVSYQKGCYLGQEPIVMSRDRAGHVNRAMKLVKAKAQFPITPNAVLTREEKSVGVTTGSTVFSSLYGAPIALAYIARGHQEAGTVFDLPDGAGQVEVV
- a CDS encoding lactate racemase domain-containing protein, producing MSLLEIQPDGENWSIQLPEGTSITEPVFAKVYGASISDVVEAFRESLDHPIRFEPLYRALTPDDRITIVFDASIPHADVLLGELKKYLLLREIDVGALTILMNREAGAMEQQVALQKNFPELKFEILDPTDRTQMAYLATTQKGRRVYLHRSLLDADQVILVAHRGYDCLLGQTGAESNIFPLMSDSETKLALRKQLRADCPSSEPWPILEEAREVAWLLGIPFLVHVFLDSNDQITAFKTGIAESLPDIAEEFDELSHGKLASPVDAFVVNLPGNQKEFRDLAQAALSASRVLEPAGCLILLTGMTLSGEESVKRIAGYSSPREALKKLPELEESGDPQAIFCWAQAVQNRRVYLYSDLDAPMTESLFATKLENSAQLERLLQSMQQITVWNNPQQYVFEVDSASSK